Sequence from the Triplophysa rosa linkage group LG22, Trosa_1v2, whole genome shotgun sequence genome:
GAAATACAATTCGCTGACCCACATTGTAAAATGCTCCCCCGTCAAATACTTCTCTCTTCTGTTCTCTCAGTTGAAGCCTGTGTAGTTTCGTTCGCAGGCCCCGTCCCGCTGAATCATCTCTTTTCAGATACGATTAATTTCGCAGTCACATGACGAAGCAGGAGCGTGTCGGCAGATCGGTTTACATCGGACAGATTTAGATTCTTCAGCAGCGTTTTCTGTACTCGTGTACTGGCGTGCGCTCTATCACGACTGCTGCGTAATCACCGGATCCGTGTCATTAGTTTGGGCTccaaatgacactttttaataacTACGTGAATCATATTGAATGAGTTCGGAATCTAATCATTAGCCCAGCGTAAAGTTTTGTGCTTGGAGTGGGGAAGCTTGACTCATTTGATTTAATGAGATGggttttttctatttttgaaTGGAGTGCCTCTTCTTGCCAGCTGTCCAGcgtttgagtgtgtgtgcatgtatgtaacgtgtgtgtgtgtgtgtgtgtgtgtgttcattccTCAACCTCTGCTCATCGTTAGTCATCCCACAGGCTGGCGGAAGTGCGGAACGCAGAACACTTTTAACTCAGACGGCCTATAGAATAGTGATGTATTACAGAGGTCAGAGTCGTAATGTTCTGGCACAACAGAGGTGTTGAGCTCACTGCCATTAAACCTGCTGTGTGGTCCATTGATATCGCTCACACATCTTTGTATCAAATAGatggttctctctctctctattaagTAAATTATGATTTGGTGTCAACTAGGGCTGTTGCAATGCAATCATTTATCAATAAATCACAACTATTTTCCAGCAGTGCTGCATTAGCGTTATGCATTTggctgatgcttttatccaaagcaacttgcatTTAAAGGTATTAAAGGcatttaaattatacattttatcagtatgtgtgttccttgGGATGGAACCCATGCACTGTTCATGCAATGATCTACAAACTGAGCTGCAGGAATCCCTGGACAAGATCTAGACATAacctatttatgtttttaagtgTGCATTTTCTTGTTACTTTATATATTTCAATTGTAAATAAGTCTAAATTTAAGtcctttaaaaaaaggaaattgtgTGTTTTCCTGTTACATTGAACGCTACACtaaaaaatgctttgttttttcaAGTGTTGGCTGGGTCAAAAGGTACCATCCCAACTGTTAATAAATTAACCCATGTATGTTTTcttggttgtttcaacccaaaacgCTTTGTTGGGTCAAatctcaaatataaacatttttggggttaatttaacccagtgTCTGGTTTTTTGACCCAACCCTTGGTTAAGAATAACCCAGCATTTATTCAGAGTGTAGGTTTGTGATAGGGATGTTCATTttggttaatttccctaaccgagaaccgacactcgttatccgaacattaaccgttaaccgataagattctaataataaattggaattaaaaaaatacatgctgcgtctcatttcgaaggctgcgtcccccgaggtcgcgtttgtccgccgcatatgccttcgcatgcgacatccggaggatgcagacttcgaaatgagatgcagctacagttgacgagggtctgtgacatgttaaatatacaaaaaaaatttcacagatttattttaacatgcaaacagcagcataacgaatacatcaacaacagcacctgcattcacatattatcacattttcacgaacctgcggcgttttggagaatggagaaaaactaaaataatatataaatccaaagcataaaataaacaggcaagaaaaaaatgaattaattaaccAAATTTGACAAATCGAAAACTCAGAAGAACCGGCCTATatccgtcagaaagttttttcatcaaataaaaatagcaggcctacctcaatccaaagcttggagtttttatttaataaagtaacatgtttacgtgttgtggtgacagtctggagcttgttgacaattagacccgaggcagaaaacaccctttcagatggcacggatgtcccgggaatgtaGAGATAACACCTCGGGATGcgcgtcacatttgctttccaccagccagtcttagctaaacatatataaatccgatctgctataccactcaaaatacaaacattattttttacttattcatatttcacattcgcATTTTTACAtcacgtctaaaagaaggcagggaaaccaccGGTTGTGCCGTTTTCTTCTCCAAAGCGCACGGGCagccgatgctaagcatccatgagataagtttatgtaaaggataaattgatggctagcaccgaaattcccttgcagtagctccgctattagctttgctgagccgggaagacagagaatgtcacagcgcattgtgagcgcgattgtcccgtgtctacatttaaaacaaagaacttgagcaaggctgccagtggcactccgttaggaggagtaaagccctgacaaaggtggcctcaacaatcagatgaattacacgtGTCCTGTTTCGTCAAGTGACTTGTGTGATTGGATTTTAATCGGTTTCGGTGGGCATTTACACCACTAGTCGCACACGTCTGCACGCTCCATGAGTTAATgattagcatgtttttctttcaccatacagaaaactaaaagcatgtacgatttaatagtcatttaaaaacgtattattaaattattatattattaatattatttaacttaaaataaacataccttttaaatcgtttaactgatagtattaaccggTCAAAATTTTAACGATCAGTTAATTATTAATTTTAACGATCAGCGATATTATCACGGTATTGTATTGTGTTACAGAATCCTTTGAACAACTTCAGTTTTGTCCTCTTAATCACATGTATGACAACtcctaaaaaacaaacaaaaacgtaAATGTTCAAGTATAAACAATTAAGatagttataaataaaaatgtattaagatGCAAATTAAAGAACACAAATATAAAGAACAACAAAGCAATAAAATCTATTAAGttttaaagaatgtattaatatattaaatctATTAAGATAAAAACGAACAACTGTAAAGAACAATATTTAAGAATTAGAACATTTTCAACCAAAATTTTCCAGGCTGGCGTGGTGTTAGTCctgacaaaaatgtataatatttgaTCAAATAAGCATACTGagcatacttgttttttaacatCTCTGTCCTATTCTTGCAGCAGGCTAATGAAGCCCTTCACCACCAGCACCAGGTAGCTCCGAATAGCCTGCTGCCTCTTCTCAACTCTGAGCCACCCGACCAAAAACCTGTGATGCCCATTCTGCTGGACCACAAACCCCCCGTAAGCGTCGCTGAGCTCCTCAAGGACAACGTAGTCAGCGGGGTGGGCGGAGGAGGGGGCGGGAATGCCGGTGCCCCGATGCCCATGATCAAGAAGGAGCACAAGAGCAAAACGCCGTTCATCTGCGGTTACTGCAACAAAGCCTTCCGTGATAGTTACCACCTGCGACGCCACGAGTCCTGCCACACCGGCATCAAAATGGTATCCAGACCCAAAAAGACGGCACAAGCGGCACCCACCATGGTTTCGCTCATCTCCACGATGCCTCGCGAGACCTCGGGAGACCCCTCCTACATCTCCACCGTCGCCGGGATGTTTTCCACGGCGACCACCTCTACATCCTCCGCATCCACCGTCATGTCCCTGTCGTCCATGTCGTCCATGTCGTCCATGTCGTCCATGTCTAATGTGACCCAGCACAGCGCCCCCAAAAAGCCCCCCAAGCCCGTGAAGAAGAATCACGGTTGCGAAATGTGTGGAAAAGCTTTCCGGGATGTTTATCACCTGAACCGCCACAAGTTGTCACACTCGGACGAAAAGCCGTTCGAGTGTCCCATATGCCAGCAGCGTTTCAAGAGAAAAGATCGCATGACGTACCACGTACGCTCGCACGATGGAGGTGTGCACAAACCGTATGTCTGTTCCGTGTGCGGAAAGGGCTTCTCGAGGTATGTGAAAAATTTGCTCTTATACAAAAATAATCAGTGAGTTCTATGCAATATAGAATATAATCATAAGAATTATTTAACATGTATGAATCTATTtcatattgtatatttatttttaagcagtGTTGTTTTTTTGGGTCAGTATTTGTGCATCAAATCACAAATTCACAACTAATCGCAAGCTCACGCTACGTGATTTTTGGCTGAATTTTGCTATCGCGGACAGATTTCTAAGGTCTGTGACAAAACCTCCGGATCGCGGCCAAATCGGTGCTTGTTTCGGTCGCGGAAGCTCGTTAAGTATAAGCAGGTCAGCAACGTGATCTGGACCTGTCTTGAGCTATCCCAGAAGCTACTATATTTTCAGACCTGTTTGATATGATCTCCAAGTGATCTCGTTGTGTGTGACACTGTGGAATCACAGCGCAGAAGGTTTGTGTCAAATTATTGCGTGGTGGAATTAAAAACTGCTGGCATATATTCATTAAAATTACAGAGCGTGTTAAGTGGCCAGTATAACAGACATAAAGCTATTTTAAACTATCCTAAAGCAACAAGTCTGTATAATGGAATatagaaaacactttaaaaacactTCAGTGTTTCACGCTCCATTCCAGTGGATGGCGTAAACGCACCAACAACTCATTTGCCATCCACCATCAAACTAGAAGTGTTCACGATGTGGGAGGTGTTTTCGCTGTTGGTCCTTGACCAAAATCTTGTTGTTAGCGCACTTTGTctgcgttgtgttgtgttgtgtagtgtcCGTGCTGCTACAACAAGAAGATGAAGGATGACAAGAAACCTTGTTGAGTAGTGTAAGCGCCATAGCAATTCAAGTAGTCTCGCAGTCCCGTAGTGTCAGCTCGGCTTAAGTTGCTGTGACGCTTTAGTTTCAATAGCAAGGATTTTAGCCTAGTGTTCTGTACATTAGTAAAACTAAAAGCGgtttgtttgaaaaatgaaactgaTTCTGAACAACAATTAATTTCTTATTCACAATCTCACAGATTTTCATCTTTCTAAATGGTGCTAAAAATGACGACAGATGATACGTGTTTAAGATCGTTTTTCATCCAACACAAAGCTCAGGCTGATTGTGATGATGTCAGTGTGTTTAATACTGTCTCTTAAAATATGTGTTCAAAGCTCGAGCCGAATCCACCATCTGCTGTTCTGATGATGTTAATGTCGTCTCGTTCCTATTGGCTGCCGCTGGCTGATTTATAGTTGCTGTGAATGGATCTGACTGGCTGCCTTTGTAGAGCTCAGCATGCCGAGGGTCTGCGTGAACAGAGGGGGGGCCTTGTTCCGCTGTTATTCCTTTTTTCCCTCCtgtttgttctgtcttagaGGATCAGCACTGGGGTTTCCTTTGAGTCACTCAGGGGCCTCATACACACGGCTGCTTTGGAAGTCGGTCCAAGCTCGTCTTATAACAACTTTTTGGGCTCGgttaaataaaaatctgtcatcatttattcccccatATGTTGTTCAAACCTGTAAGTGACTCTTCCTTggcaagaagatattttgagaaatgtctggttCTGTATTCacacaattgaagtcaatggtggccaatattgtttggttaccaacgttcttcaaaatatcttattttgtgttgtgcatataaaataaagttgggaacaacataaggatgagtgaataatgaaagaattttcatttttaggtgaactatccctttaaacagagAAGTTGCGTCACAGAGGCATCCTGTCTGCATCCTATTTCTGTTACCGCCAATGCGTGACTAATAATTAATCGGAGGATTAATTTCAGGAATAGCAACACAAGTCAAAGCACAGAGATGAAAAAGAGCTGTATTTAGAGCTCTGACTGTTTCTGAGAATGCCACCTGAGCACAAAACAGCCCTCTTTTGGCAGACAGAGTCTTTGAAAGTCGTGTCAAATTCACATTTACTGGATCTGGGTTGGATTATTCCCCCTTCCCTGCTGGCTTGTTTTCACACTTTGTTGTGTTGTTCCGAATTGCGCTATATGAAAGAATTCCATAAGTTTTACCTTTACAGGATAACAACTTTTGCCACCTTTGTGTTGATGTtactatttaaaggtccaatggttatttttttggaggattctTTGACAGaaccatgtcttcagaggtgtataaagaccttacataatgaagcgttatgtttttattaccttagaatgagctattgctatctacatacaccgcgggtcccctgaCATGGAATTCACAATGTTGTTTCTGCAGtcgccctaaatggacaaactgctctacagagtgtgtttcataaatacgtcatctcaattggcaaagaagcgaaaacgtggcGAAATGTTTGTCCTCTGTCAGCCaccctgtggtcattaaagatcccatggcaCTTCTCATAAAgtgtaggggtgtaaccccggtgTGCTGGCCAGATCccctccactggcccttgtcaatcatggcctcctaataatccccaccctctgaattggctctctctctcctctccacctatagctggtgtgtggtgagcgcacTGGCGCCGATGTACTGTGGcggccgtcgcatcatccaggtggatgctgcacactggtggtgattgaggagagacccccctcatatgattgtgaagcactttgggtgtacagcaatacacagaaaagcgctatataaatgcctcattcattcaccgtagttcttcgaaaggaaggggtggagtgagccgttggttgcaattcccaacctcaccactagatgccgcaaCAAtgtccacattgctcctttaatttataatataataatttatcatTTGAGCTGTTCAACTCAAGTGGCTTTGTTACAGAAATGAAGATCTTAAACTGTTTTATCTTCACAGGCCAGACCATCTCAGCTGCCATGTGAAGCATGTTCATTCATCGGAGAGACCTTTTAAATGCCAAGTAACGGTAAGAATCAGAACctgtttatttgaatgaaagcaATTGAGCTTCTACAGAGATCTGAGTAACTGGTATGGCTTAGTGCTTAAATATCTGTGCTGATAATTGAAAGATAGTAGGTTTAAACCCCAACCCACCATTAACCAAAGCACTGCTGCATGTACTGTGAATCTCTTTGGAGATGAAGGTGTCTGGAAAATGTGTATCAATGCAATCACAGCTGTCAGATTGGCTTGTTATTAATGACGTTGTGTTTCTCATGTCCATTGCAGGCCTGTACATCAGCCTTCGCCACCAAAGATAGACTTCGGTCGCACATGATACGACACGAGGGGAAAGTGACCTGCAACGTTTGCGGAAAGATGCTGAGCGCCGCCTACATCACCAGCCATTTAAAAACACACGGCCAGAGCAACTTCCACAACAACGTCTGTAACAAAGGTAATTGTGATTGGCCGCCCCGACGGCCAATCCGCAACCAGCCCGGATGACGACTCTGCCCACCCCTCCGGGTGGCTCATATACCTAGTGCTGACATCATTCTACTAATACTCTGTTCATTCTGTCCTCCTTCTTCTGAATCTCAGAGCTCTTTGCTGTCTCGTCAGCTCCCAAATTCTCTGGTTTATTAGAGGTGACTCCGTCCTCAGGCTGTTCCACTTATTCTGGTGTTACAGAGGCCCAGTTCAGAGTTTTTGCTTCTTATTTAGTACCACAAACCAGTTTCCTCAGACTTACTGATCTGGAAACATGTTCCCAGCTGAGATTATAATGCTGTATTTTATTGCACCGTTCCGGACAATGCCGTAGCTGTTTTGACGTTGTTTCtttattgtgttattgttgttttaacgtCGTCtctaatagaaaaaaatatatatttttacacaagcATTTTTGACTGCTATTGCTAACATGTTAGCTAACCTAAGCAGTTTACATTATTATGATAACACCACCTTTGTATTATTATGACATTTACGAATCACAACCTTGGTACTGACGCATTTAGCTTGCATTTTAAGTTGCTGTCAGCTCCACACAAGTTTCGgtcatttgttttgtgtaagGGCTATGATAGTTTGTTGTTTACCAAGTTTAGTTAGCGTCCACATATTGCTAACAAACAAATGGCATATGGTGGGCATGAACCTCAACCTGTCGAATTATACAGGCCCAACTGGGATGTTTTgctagtgctgtcaaatcgtgattaattgaaatataaatatataaagcctataatatatttaaatatacattacaaCAAGTATTTGTTATagtatatacacatgtatgtgtgtgcgtgcatttatatacagtaaatatacatgtcacacacatgtattatataaacaaaaactaatttCATT
This genomic interval carries:
- the vezf1a gene encoding vascular endothelial zinc finger 1 isoform X2; translation: MMEQSWSSFLFQQANEALHHQHQVAPNSLLPLLNSEPPDQKPVMPILLDHKPPVSVAELLKDNVVSGVGGGGGGNAGAPMPMIKKEHKSKTPFICGYCNKAFRDSYHLRRHESCHTGIKMVSRPKKTAQAAPTMVSLISTMPRETSGDPSYISTVAGMFSTATTSTSSASTVMSLSSMSSMSSMSSMSNVTQHSAPKKPPKPVKKNHGCEMCGKAFRDVYHLNRHKLSHSDEKPFECPICQQRFKRKDRMTYHVRSHDGGVHKPYVCSVCGKGFSRPDHLSCHVKHVHSSERPFKCQVTACTSAFATKDRLRSHMIRHEGKVTCNVCGKMLSAAYITSHLKTHGQSNFHNNVCNKDNTDVCSSGSSTPVTATAPITTAMNRGNTSHSVTIAAQMNISTNTVNITSPVSLQHPVTITGPVNIAHPMAISTPMSMNIATPLNIAMRSMDSMPFLSQVLPSSPPW
- the vezf1a gene encoding vascular endothelial zinc finger 1 isoform X1, translated to MMEQSWSSFLFQQANEALHHQHQVAPNSLLPLLNSEPPDQKPVMPILLDHKPPVSVAELLKDNVVSGVGGGGGGNAGAPMPMIKKEHKSKTPFICGYCNKAFRDSYHLRRHESCHTGIKMVSRPKKTAQAAPTMVSLISTMPRETSGDPSYISTVAGMFSTATTSTSSASTVMSLSSMSSMSSMSSMSNVTQHSAPKKPPKPVKKNHGCEMCGKAFRDVYHLNRHKLSHSDEKPFECPICQQRFKRKDRMTYHVRSHDGGVHKPYVCSVCGKGFSRPDHLSCHVKHVHSSERPFKCQVTACTSAFATKDRLRSHMIRHEGKVTCNVCGKMLSAAYITSHLKTHGQSNFHNNVCNKGDWQWNHSGLRKDNTDVCSSGSSTPVTATAPITTAMNRGNTSHSVTIAAQMNISTNTVNITSPVSLQHPVTITGPVNIAHPMAISTPMSMNIATPLNIAMRSMDSMPFLSQVLPSSPPW